One Pseudanabaena sp. ABRG5-3 DNA segment encodes these proteins:
- a CDS encoding cadmium resistance transporter, with amino-acid sequence MNSLLTSIPTAITAFTATNLDDVLILLLFFSQVGTTFGKRHIVIGQYLGFAALVGASLSGYFGGLLMPRDWIGMLGILPIAIGLNRLFIPETEEAEVSENQTEKSSSWFSNLLSPQVYSVAAVTFANGGDNVGIYVPLFAASTWESLLLILGVFFSMVGVWCYTAYRLIQVPAIADSLSRYGNYLVPFVLIGLGILIMIDSHTLENRGLVVLTLLIGGSVILNLGRNLAEINQLNALNAKEPQLD; translated from the coding sequence ATGAACTCACTATTAACCTCAATCCCTACGGCAATAACCGCTTTTACTGCAACTAATCTTGATGATGTACTGATTCTGTTGTTGTTTTTCTCACAGGTAGGTACAACATTTGGTAAACGACATATTGTAATTGGTCAGTATTTGGGATTTGCAGCGCTAGTGGGGGCTAGTTTGTCGGGATACTTTGGTGGACTCTTGATGCCTCGTGACTGGATCGGTATGTTGGGGATTTTACCGATCGCAATTGGTTTAAACCGCCTATTCATTCCTGAAACTGAGGAGGCGGAAGTATCAGAAAATCAGACCGAAAAATCAAGTTCTTGGTTTTCTAACTTACTTTCACCGCAGGTTTACAGTGTAGCGGCAGTTACCTTTGCTAATGGTGGAGACAATGTTGGCATTTATGTTCCACTCTTTGCCGCCTCCACATGGGAAAGTTTGTTACTGATTCTTGGTGTCTTCTTTTCGATGGTTGGGGTTTGGTGCTATACCGCCTATCGCTTAATCCAAGTACCTGCGATCGCTGATTCTCTGAGTCGCTATGGAAATTACCTTGTCCCTTTTGTCCTGATTGGCTTAGGAATTCTGATCATGATCGACAGTCACACCCTTGAAAATCGTGGTTTAGTGGTTCTGACTCTGCTAATTGGCGGAAGCGTGATCTTAAATCTCGGACGCAATCTTGCTGAGATTAACCAACTCAATGCTCTCAATGCCAAAGAACCTCAACTGGACTAG
- a CDS encoding YidH family protein: MQLLFKPKKNAEETALLGKQNPNRVRDHLANERTYLSWMRMAIALLGVGVIVVRLRILRPPMLAAPGNGWKLGLAFAIFGMLTVWLSTHHYFAVRHDIDADTFDPPDRWVVLFSLAITLIGAGVIYYVFAAPLEQMNLIIPD, from the coding sequence ATGCAACTATTATTTAAACCTAAGAAAAATGCCGAAGAGACAGCACTATTAGGTAAGCAAAATCCTAATCGGGTGCGCGATCATTTAGCCAATGAAAGAACATACCTATCATGGATGCGAATGGCGATCGCTTTATTAGGTGTTGGTGTAATTGTGGTGCGGTTGCGGATCTTACGTCCCCCGATGTTGGCTGCACCGGGGAATGGTTGGAAATTGGGATTGGCCTTTGCGATTTTTGGAATGCTGACGGTGTGGTTGTCAACGCATCATTATTTTGCGGTACGTCATGATATTGATGCTGATACCTTTGATCCGCCCGATCGCTGGGTGGTGTTGTTTAGTTTAGCAATCACTTTAATCGGTGCAGGGGTAATTTATTATGTCTTTGCCGCACCTTTGGAACAGATGAATTTAATTATTCCTGATTAA
- a CDS encoding methyltransferase domain-containing protein, whose translation MLPITNPNYWEQRYQENNAPWNLGMATPPFVSLLASEFAPIQGKAAILGCGQGHDALLFAKHEFETIGFDFAPSAIASATSLSQTMGIPAQFLQRDIFELPTEFANSFDYVIEHTCFCAIHPSQRPDYVKIVRSILKPQGELIAIFFTHNRPDGPPFGSTVSEIQELFAADFHTTNIIPIHNSIDRRQGEEHLARFKVRN comes from the coding sequence ATGCTACCAATTACAAATCCCAACTATTGGGAACAACGCTATCAAGAAAACAATGCCCCATGGAATCTGGGCATGGCAACACCGCCCTTTGTGAGTTTATTAGCCTCAGAATTTGCCCCAATTCAAGGTAAAGCCGCCATCCTTGGATGTGGTCAAGGACATGACGCATTGCTATTTGCCAAACATGAATTTGAGACCATCGGTTTTGACTTTGCACCTAGTGCGATCGCTAGCGCCACAAGTCTAAGCCAGACAATGGGAATACCTGCCCAGTTTCTCCAGAGAGATATTTTTGAATTGCCAACCGAATTTGCGAATAGTTTTGACTATGTGATCGAACATACCTGCTTCTGCGCGATTCACCCCTCCCAGCGTCCTGATTACGTGAAAATAGTGCGTTCAATTTTGAAACCACAAGGGGAACTAATCGCTATATTTTTCACCCATAATCGTCCCGATGGACCTCCCTTTGGCAGCACCGTCAGCGAAATTCAAGAATTGTTCGCGGCAGATTTTCACACCACAAACATTATTCCTATTCATAACTCGATCGATCGTCGGCAGGGAGAGGAGCATTTAGCAAGGTTTAAAGTACGCAATTGA
- a CDS encoding LysR substrate-binding domain-containing protein, which translates to MTLEQLRIFLAVAEHLHFTRAAEELYITQPAVSAAVQSLEQWYGVKLFHRIGRHIEITDAGILLQTEAKDILDRVKLMERGLRELNDLQRGELKLGTSLTIGNYWLPAKISQFQELYPNITIKCTLANTEEICDGTAAGLFDLGLIEAEVKPTLQKTLDQEEIGSDRLLIVVGKAHPWYTNPIITIDQLSETAWVMRESGSGTQQVFEQALLDWGVDLSKLAIMLVLSSGEMVKAALECSARAAAISELMVQKEFQLDILRKVTVVSSDRQHQLEIKRPFLKLTHNQRFQTRIAKVFGEILRS; encoded by the coding sequence ATGACGCTCGAACAATTACGAATTTTCTTAGCAGTTGCTGAGCATTTACACTTTACCCGTGCCGCCGAAGAGCTATATATCACCCAACCTGCCGTCAGTGCCGCAGTCCAGAGCCTAGAGCAATGGTATGGAGTCAAACTTTTTCATCGCATCGGTCGCCATATTGAGATTACCGATGCAGGAATCTTGCTGCAAACTGAGGCGAAAGATATTCTCGATCGCGTTAAATTAATGGAACGTGGACTGCGCGAGCTAAATGATTTGCAACGTGGAGAACTCAAGCTAGGCACTAGTCTGACAATTGGTAACTATTGGCTACCAGCAAAGATCAGCCAATTTCAAGAACTATATCCCAACATAACGATCAAATGTACTCTCGCAAATACAGAAGAAATTTGTGATGGAACTGCCGCAGGTTTATTTGATCTAGGTCTCATCGAAGCAGAGGTCAAACCAACTTTGCAGAAAACTTTAGATCAAGAAGAAATTGGTAGCGATCGCCTATTAATCGTGGTCGGCAAAGCCCATCCTTGGTATACAAATCCCATCATTACGATTGATCAACTGAGTGAAACTGCATGGGTAATGCGAGAATCTGGCTCAGGCACTCAGCAAGTGTTTGAACAGGCTCTACTAGATTGGGGTGTGGATCTTTCTAAATTGGCGATCATGTTAGTCCTAAGCAGTGGGGAAATGGTCAAGGCGGCTTTAGAGTGCAGTGCCAGGGCCGCCGCAATTTCTGAATTAATGGTGCAAAAGGAATTTCAGCTAGACATACTCCGCAAAGTTACCGTTGTCAGTAGCGATCGCCAGCACCAACTAGAAATTAAGCGCCCTTTTTTGAAACTGACTCATAATCAGCGTTTTCAAACGCGAATTGCCAAAGTATTTGGCGAGATTTTGCGTAGCTAA
- a CDS encoding methyltransferase family protein codes for MKLLSDWGITSEWWRGRRGEYWVIAQGILLLGFPILPTTRPSLIDLSVSSWQAISVSATAILGIWAVVLLGRSLFDLGQNLTPLPHPKDDGQLVQTGIYSLVRHPIYSGVVALALSYACWHMSWLHLLGAIALFIFFDAKARQEEFWLTEKFPDYVNYRHTVKKLIPWIY; via the coding sequence ATGAAACTATTATCTGATTGGGGAATTACCAGTGAATGGTGGCGTGGTCGGCGCGGCGAATATTGGGTAATTGCTCAGGGTATTTTGTTACTAGGCTTTCCGATCTTACCGACGACTAGACCGAGCTTGATCGATCTTAGTGTATCGTCTTGGCAAGCCATTAGTGTGAGTGCAACGGCGATTTTGGGGATCTGGGCAGTGGTTCTCTTGGGGCGATCGCTTTTTGATTTAGGACAAAATCTCACTCCGTTGCCCCATCCTAAAGATGATGGTCAACTGGTGCAGACTGGTATTTATAGTTTGGTGCGACATCCTATTTATAGTGGTGTCGTTGCTCTTGCCTTGTCCTATGCCTGTTGGCATATGAGTTGGTTGCATTTACTCGGTGCGATCGCGCTGTTCATCTTTTTTGATGCGAAGGCTCGCCAAGAAGAGTTTTGGCTGACTGAGAAATTCCCCGACTATGTCAACTATCGTCATACCGTAAAAAAGTTGATTCCTTGGATTTATTAG
- a CDS encoding cadmium resistance transporter: MEWVIGTVAIAITAFTATNIDDILILTIFFAQVDQSFRPRHILIGQYLGFGLIILASLPGYFGGLIIDHKWIGLLGLLPIAIGIKHLFQKQEEVSVQTCVIPEQGKSPLIAPQTYHVAAVTFANGGDNIGIYVPLFASSNAISLSITIATFLILITVWCYAAKSISSHPAIAKFLSQYSSAIVPFVLIALGIYILYESETYQLLPFVKS, encoded by the coding sequence ATGGAATGGGTTATCGGTACTGTAGCGATCGCAATTACTGCATTTACCGCTACTAATATCGATGACATTCTCATTTTGACAATTTTCTTCGCGCAGGTTGATCAGAGCTTCCGTCCTCGCCATATTCTGATTGGTCAATATCTGGGCTTTGGGTTGATTATTTTGGCGAGTTTACCAGGGTACTTTGGCGGATTAATTATTGATCACAAATGGATTGGCTTGTTAGGGCTATTACCGATCGCGATCGGTATCAAGCATCTATTCCAGAAGCAAGAAGAAGTATCTGTGCAGACTTGTGTTATCCCTGAGCAGGGAAAATCGCCTCTAATCGCGCCTCAAACCTATCATGTGGCGGCTGTCACCTTTGCGAATGGCGGCGATAATATTGGTATTTATGTTCCTCTGTTTGCTAGTAGTAATGCGATTTCGCTCTCAATCACGATCGCTACTTTTTTGATATTGATCACGGTTTGGTGTTATGCCGCTAAAAGTATCAGCAGTCATCCTGCGATCGCCAAATTTCTATCGCAATACAGTAGTGCGATCGTTCCTTTTGTTTTAATTGCTTTAGGAATTTATATTCTCTACGAAAGCGAAACCTATCAACTGCTGCCTTTCGTTAAATCTTAA
- a CDS encoding phosphate/phosphite/phosphonate ABC transporter substrate-binding protein → MEALILKAISYLSPNLFWFYREIAKSIVRRCDCAVKIVEANCDPLDDLLLQHGQVDIAFICGLPLLRHNRIAEQPMQILAAPVMLGDRYQNQPIYFADIVVHADSKFVRFEDLEGTRFCYNDLGSNSGYNLLRYRLLQHLQANSLDSLQYQFFKTVQQSGSHQQSLRWIADGIADCAAIDSVVMEAEIRQVPELALSLRVIDSIPSPMPPIAVGSHLDLDLIDQLRNVLLEPDQELQAAMTLAQVKHYAPMTASNYEPLAIAYDVPMQSGYEAIA, encoded by the coding sequence TTGGAGGCACTTATTCTTAAAGCTATTTCCTATTTATCCCCAAATCTATTTTGGTTTTACCGTGAGATTGCGAAGTCAATTGTCAGGCGATGTGATTGTGCGGTAAAAATTGTAGAAGCAAATTGTGATCCCCTTGATGACCTGCTCTTGCAGCATGGACAAGTGGATATTGCCTTTATCTGTGGCTTGCCGCTACTTAGACATAATCGTATTGCTGAGCAGCCGATGCAGATATTAGCTGCTCCTGTAATGTTAGGCGATCGCTATCAAAACCAGCCGATTTACTTCGCGGATATCGTTGTTCATGCCGATAGTAAATTCGTAAGATTTGAGGATTTAGAAGGAACAAGATTTTGTTATAACGATCTCGGATCTAATAGTGGCTATAACCTATTGCGTTACCGACTATTACAACATCTGCAAGCAAACAGTCTAGATTCTTTGCAGTATCAATTTTTTAAAACTGTCCAACAGTCTGGCTCCCATCAACAATCGTTGCGGTGGATTGCTGATGGAATCGCAGATTGTGCGGCGATCGATAGCGTCGTAATGGAAGCAGAAATAAGACAAGTTCCTGAACTTGCGCTATCTTTACGAGTGATTGATTCTATCCCATCACCAATGCCTCCAATTGCCGTGGGATCGCATCTAGATCTTGATCTGATAGACCAGTTACGCAATGTTTTGCTGGAACCTGATCAAGAACTACAAGCAGCGATGACCTTGGCTCAGGTGAAGCACTATGCACCGATGACTGCAAGCAATTATGAACCACTTGCGATCGCCTATGATGTGCCGATGCAGTCTGGTTATGAGGCGATCGCTTGA
- a CDS encoding cadmium resistance transporter: protein MSLESAIATGAAVALATTFDDNIYLTSFFGKISRTFRPRHVVVGEFLGFTVLVGISLVGFLAGMIVSDMWVGLLGVLPIMIGINQLMSKDDDDSSDVEEEVEKVHTEIGRPRIKQSLWSTIRDPKTHRVTAVHISNGGNNIAVYIPLFASSSLPSLGVILTMCYMTIGFWCFCSYNLTRFPGISILVARYGRKIAPFVLIYLGFSIIVKSQSYRLVLPV from the coding sequence ATGAGTTTAGAAAGCGCGATCGCCACAGGCGCAGCAGTAGCCTTAGCCACAACCTTTGATGACAATATCTATCTCACTTCCTTTTTCGGAAAGATTAGTCGCACATTCCGTCCTCGCCATGTCGTAGTCGGTGAATTTCTAGGATTTACAGTTTTAGTCGGGATTAGTCTAGTTGGTTTTTTGGCGGGGATGATCGTATCTGATATGTGGGTCGGTTTACTCGGCGTACTACCAATCATGATTGGAATTAACCAATTAATGAGTAAAGATGATGATGATAGTAGCGATGTTGAAGAAGAAGTAGAGAAAGTACATACAGAAATTGGTAGACCTCGAATCAAGCAGTCTCTGTGGTCAACCATCCGTGATCCCAAGACCCATCGAGTTACCGCCGTCCATATCTCTAATGGTGGAAACAATATTGCCGTCTATATCCCTCTGTTTGCTAGTAGTAGCTTACCTAGTCTCGGCGTAATTTTGACTATGTGTTACATGACTATTGGTTTTTGGTGTTTCTGTTCTTACAACCTCACCCGTTTCCCTGGTATTTCTATTCTCGTTGCTCGTTACGGACGTAAAATCGCACCTTTCGTCTTGATTTATTTAGGATTCTCCATCATTGTCAAGAGCCAATCCTATCGCTTAGTGCTTCCTGTTTAA
- a CDS encoding tetratricopeptide repeat protein produces the protein MLKDAQGLAVNTVSEVAITAINSYTEQCLGYGNRAEFSILAAVAADPKSVLANTFTAAYYLTQENKTDFQQAIPYLQQAKAYLAQANEREKLHFWATEAWANKKIDRAIAYCEEIVARYPQDLLAVQQGQYHYFYQGDRSGLTSIAGAVLNANVGNHYLMGMLAFGLEQSHKLAEAERLARFALEINRADPWAQHAVAHVMETQGRYREGITWMQSFADTWENCNSMLYTHNWWHVALFYLADGEISKALTIYDTHIWGKAQKSSPKDQVGAISLLMRLELLGIDVGNRWQQLSFHLHDRLHEHALPFQDLHYVYALARAGQLHLVTEMLVSMNNYAQNIPVCSQKTWQDVAIPIARGAIAHAIYDWRKAVKELKPVIHRLHEVGGSNTQRKLFEQIYQDANQELATQIARRTYVYPQAIAS, from the coding sequence ATGCTTAAGGATGCTCAAGGACTAGCGGTAAATACTGTTTCAGAAGTAGCGATCACCGCAATCAATAGCTATACTGAACAGTGTTTAGGCTATGGCAACCGAGCCGAGTTCAGCATCTTAGCAGCAGTGGCGGCTGATCCTAAATCAGTATTAGCAAATACCTTCACGGCGGCATACTATTTAACTCAAGAAAATAAAACCGACTTCCAACAAGCCATTCCCTATCTCCAGCAAGCCAAAGCCTACTTAGCTCAAGCCAATGAACGGGAGAAGTTACATTTTTGGGCAACGGAAGCATGGGCGAATAAGAAAATTGATCGGGCGATCGCCTATTGCGAGGAAATTGTGGCGCGATATCCACAGGATCTTTTGGCGGTACAACAGGGACAATATCATTACTTTTATCAAGGCGATCGCTCAGGTTTAACTAGTATTGCAGGGGCAGTTCTCAATGCTAATGTTGGCAATCACTACCTCATGGGAATGCTTGCCTTTGGACTAGAGCAAAGCCATAAACTAGCAGAAGCAGAAAGACTTGCCCGTTTTGCTTTAGAGATTAATCGTGCTGATCCTTGGGCGCAACATGCCGTTGCCCATGTCATGGAAACTCAAGGACGCTATCGTGAAGGAATCACATGGATGCAGAGCTTTGCTGATACTTGGGAGAACTGCAACTCGATGCTATATACCCATAACTGGTGGCATGTAGCGCTGTTTTACTTGGCAGATGGCGAAATATCAAAAGCTCTCACGATTTACGATACCCATATTTGGGGAAAAGCGCAGAAATCCTCGCCCAAGGATCAAGTAGGCGCAATTTCTCTATTGATGCGATTGGAACTACTCGGCATTGATGTGGGCAATCGCTGGCAGCAACTATCATTCCATCTGCACGATCGCCTGCATGAACATGCACTTCCATTTCAAGACTTGCATTATGTCTATGCCCTCGCCCGTGCAGGTCAGTTACATTTGGTCACAGAGATGTTAGTCAGCATGAATAACTATGCTCAAAACATACCCGTTTGCTCACAAAAAACTTGGCAAGATGTTGCCATCCCGATCGCCAGAGGCGCGATCGCCCATGCGATCTATGACTGGCGGAAAGCGGTCAAAGAGCTAAAACCAGTGATCCATCGTCTCCATGAAGTTGGTGGCAGCAACACACAACGAAAACTATTTGAACAAATTTATCAAGATGCGAATCAGGAATTAGCCACCCAAATTGCTCGCCGTACTTACGTTTATCCTCAAGCGATCGCCTCATAA
- a CDS encoding ParB/RepB/Spo0J family partition protein, producing MGKIPSISQRFTGAIQATDQAHKIAELQAEVEKLRSSQSPDLEMQITLLRSQLQEQSGERDLEIAKIQANPHQPRQTITNESIQIIARSLEKDGQITPLIVIPQDENYLLLDGQRRWEAAKILGWETLRSVIAIMPDDLHRKSLLTFIHHEDLNPLDKAEAILKEVKAITGMSAEETSTVLSTVLRRLERQKQASQLTNLVTLTAEEQRAGLQLLEVSAEEEKLLLALLDLALNPTSVKANLMPMLSLPKDLKQAIREKGLKGAHALALSVLTAKTLQISEGKATKERTQATDKVIKEDLTVARTREIVAQIKAKYLEAPSASRKLPSKEITAIARNVNKLSKESLAEIEPQQLKDLRTLFKQKLTEIESMLEISS from the coding sequence ATGGGTAAAATTCCATCAATTTCGCAAAGATTTACGGGAGCAATTCAAGCAACGGATCAAGCACATAAAATTGCTGAATTGCAGGCTGAAGTGGAAAAGCTGCGATCATCTCAATCTCCAGACCTAGAGATGCAAATCACCCTCCTGCGATCGCAACTACAAGAACAATCAGGGGAAAGGGATCTGGAAATTGCCAAAATCCAAGCTAACCCCCATCAACCTCGCCAAACCATTACAAACGAGAGTATTCAAATCATTGCCCGTAGCCTTGAGAAGGATGGTCAAATTACCCCATTAATCGTGATTCCTCAAGACGAGAATTATCTATTGCTAGATGGGCAAAGACGATGGGAAGCGGCCAAAATTTTAGGATGGGAAACCTTGCGATCGGTCATCGCGATTATGCCCGATGACTTACATCGCAAGTCCTTACTTACTTTTATTCACCATGAAGATCTTAATCCCCTCGACAAGGCAGAAGCAATACTCAAAGAAGTCAAGGCAATCACAGGTATGAGCGCCGAGGAAACATCCACTGTACTCTCTACTGTTTTAAGACGATTAGAAAGACAAAAACAAGCAAGTCAGTTAACTAATTTAGTGACATTAACCGCAGAGGAACAAAGGGCAGGCTTGCAATTATTAGAGGTGAGCGCAGAGGAAGAAAAATTACTATTAGCTTTACTAGATCTTGCGCTAAACCCAACATCGGTAAAGGCAAATTTGATGCCGATGCTATCCTTACCCAAGGATTTAAAACAGGCCATTAGGGAAAAAGGACTCAAAGGAGCGCACGCCCTCGCACTGTCAGTACTAACAGCAAAAACTTTACAGATATCTGAAGGGAAAGCAACAAAAGAAAGAACCCAAGCAACAGATAAAGTGATCAAGGAAGATTTAACGGTTGCCCGAACTAGAGAGATCGTTGCACAGATAAAGGCAAAGTATTTAGAAGCACCGTCAGCATCAAGGAAATTGCCATCTAAGGAAATTACGGCGATCGCCCGCAATGTAAATAAATTATCGAAGGAAAGCCTAGCGGAAATTGAGCCACAACAACTCAAGGATTTACGCACATTGTTCAAGCAGAAACTTACCGAAATTGAATCGATGCTCGAAATTTCCTCATAA
- a CDS encoding ParA family protein — protein MPKKQIVIAIIANAGGVGKSTLAVHLAYELAKHKTSVALIDLDPQRALDVFCGLPPSTPESSIVKVLSKDFSGDWSLVKAWDHPNIEVCQGHPSMAKLADDLVIRRRGEYALADRLKSHPLRHDVVILDCPATMGPICENAIAASTGLLVPIQLEMKSISGVADLVEWTIAISSDLQLEPRPQIFGLVPSLYDSNRAIHRQYLQQLPEITEQLRIKLYPHVRDSSEFKNASANGLPLQKYRPNHPACKDFQAITKDIVKLVKN, from the coding sequence ATGCCAAAGAAACAAATAGTCATAGCAATCATTGCAAATGCGGGAGGAGTGGGCAAATCGACTCTCGCTGTACACTTAGCTTACGAATTAGCAAAACATAAGACATCAGTAGCATTAATCGACCTCGATCCACAACGCGCCCTTGACGTTTTTTGTGGCTTACCACCATCTACCCCTGAAAGTTCAATAGTTAAAGTCTTATCAAAGGACTTCTCGGGAGACTGGTCGCTCGTAAAAGCGTGGGATCATCCTAATATTGAAGTCTGCCAAGGTCATCCTAGTATGGCAAAACTAGCGGATGATCTGGTAATTCGCAGGAGGGGAGAATATGCACTTGCCGATCGCCTCAAAAGTCATCCTCTCCGCCATGATGTCGTGATCTTAGATTGTCCAGCAACAATGGGTCCAATTTGTGAAAATGCGATCGCAGCTAGTACAGGTTTGCTTGTGCCAATCCAGTTAGAAATGAAATCTATTTCTGGAGTTGCAGATTTAGTGGAATGGACGATCGCGATTTCGAGTGATCTCCAACTGGAGCCACGTCCCCAAATATTTGGGCTTGTCCCCAGCCTCTATGACAGTAATCGAGCAATTCATCGCCAGTATCTACAACAGTTACCAGAAATAACCGAGCAATTGCGGATCAAACTTTATCCTCATGTAAGAGATTCTTCTGAGTTTAAGAACGCTAGTGCCAATGGCTTACCTTTGCAAAAATATCGCCCAAACCATCCAGCATGCAAAGACTTTCAGGCGATCACCAAAGACATCGTCAAATTAGTCAAAAATTAA
- a CDS encoding GntR family transcriptional regulator has protein sequence MFSSSAPIQRPQSLREQTYQVLRSAILSGEFVAGSRLVETQIAEKLQVSRTPIREALQQLQKEQLIVTDGNGNLRVISFSSEDAIHLYRCRSVLEQESVSEACQHATSDHLDKIELIIQQAEKATLQQPNQLTSYQLLHIDYQFHRAIAECSGNPWLGLLLDQLFDKMALLRIQTIQQNLQVLDIRSEHRQIYDAIAQRDVEKALAAIRNHLMSSQKRVIIEIEQLQLKSGNSAVGMNVNPTNGDLQR, from the coding sequence ATGTTTTCTTCATCTGCGCCAATTCAACGTCCCCAGTCTTTACGCGAACAAACCTACCAAGTATTGCGATCGGCAATCTTGTCAGGGGAATTTGTGGCTGGATCACGTTTAGTAGAAACGCAAATTGCCGAAAAGCTCCAAGTTAGCCGTACCCCTATCCGTGAAGCCTTACAACAGCTACAGAAAGAACAACTTATTGTCACAGATGGCAATGGCAACTTACGAGTAATTAGTTTCTCCTCTGAAGATGCGATCCACCTCTATCGCTGTCGCTCGGTACTAGAGCAAGAATCAGTATCTGAGGCTTGTCAACATGCCACATCTGACCATTTAGACAAAATTGAATTAATCATCCAACAGGCTGAAAAAGCTACCCTACAGCAACCCAATCAACTTACCAGTTATCAACTACTCCATATCGACTACCAGTTTCATCGCGCGATCGCCGAATGTTCAGGCAATCCTTGGTTAGGACTTTTGCTTGATCAATTGTTCGACAAGATGGCTCTATTACGAATTCAAACCATCCAACAAAATCTGCAAGTCTTAGATATTCGCTCTGAACATCGACAAATATATGATGCGATCGCCCAAAGAGATGTCGAGAAAGCTCTAGCGGCAATCCGTAATCATCTTATGTCAAGTCAAAAACGAGTGATTATCGAGATTGAACAATTACAGCTAAAATCTGGTAATTCTGCAGTGGGAATGAATGTAAATCCTACAAACGGAGATTTGCAAAGGTAA